ACCGGGTCGACTGGGAGACCACGCTCGACGCCGACTCGGCCATCGCCGACGCCTGGGCCAGCCAGCAGCCGCAGACCGCGGCCCGCTCGCAGTCCCGCACGCACCGGGGCAACGATGTCTCCGCGCTGATCGTGCCGCTGGTCGCCGGGCTGCGTACGGTCGGGCTGGTGGTGCTGGAGGCCGACGCCGGGCAGGCGTACCCGCCGTCGGTGGTGTCCCAGGTGACCGCGCTGACCGGTCCGGCGGCGCTGCGCCTGGAGGCGGCGCTCCTCTTCGACGAGGTGCGGTCGCTGGCCACCAACGAGGAACGGCAGCGACTGGCCCGGGAGATCCACGACGGGGTGGCGCAGGAACTCGTGATGGTCGGCTACGGCATCGACAACGCCCTGGCCACCGTGCACGACGACGCCGAGGAGACCGCCGACTCGCTGCGGACGCTGCGCCACGAGGTCACCCGGGTCATCACCGAGCTGCGGCTGAGCCTGTTCGAGCTGCGCAGCGAGGTCGACCGGCACGGCGGCCTGGCCGCCGCCATCGCCGAGTACGCGCGGACGGTCGGCGCCTCCGGCGGGCTGCGGGTGCACCTGTCGCTGGACGAGTCCACCGCGCGGCTGCCCGCCGCGACCGAGGCGGAGCTGCTGCGCATCGCCCAGGAGGCGGTCACCAACGCGCGTAAGCACGCGGGAGCGTCCAATCTCTGGGTCACCTGCGAGGTGGATCCCCCGTACGCACAGATCGAAGTGTCGGATGACGGTCACGGCATAGGTGACCAGCGCTCGGACGGGCACTATGGTCTTGCGATCATGGCCGAGAGAGCGGAACGTATCCGAGGCCGGTTGGAGATCAGGCCGCGACAGCCCAGCGGGACGACCGTAGCGGTGGTGGTCGGGTCGTCCCCCCGGCGCGATAACGTTCGCGGTAGCGGCGCAGCAGCAGAAGGGGAGTAACCCGAGGATGACCACAAGCCCGACACCGGCCACTCGTACCAAGGTCCTCCTTGTCGACGATCACGACCTGATCCGTAAGGGCCTGCGCCACGCCTTCGAGCGTGACCGGCAGTTCGAGGTCGTCGGCGAGGCGGCGACGGCGGCCGAGGGCGTACGGCAGGCCGGCGCGCTGCAGCCGGACGTGGTGATCATGGATCTGCGACTCCCCGACGGCAGCGGCCTGGAGGCCACCCGCGCGCTGCGCAAGTCCAGCGCCACCATGGGCATCGTGGTGCTCACCATGTACGCGGGCGACGACCAGCTCTTCGGCGCCCTGGAGGCCGGGGCCAGCGCCTTCGTGCCGAAGACCGCGCCCGCCGACGAGGTGGTCGCCGCCGCCCGGCACGCCGCCTCCTCCCCCAGCGCCTTCACCGCCGCCGACCTGGCCGAGGCGATGAAGCGGCGGCTCGCCCCGTCCGGTCCGCAGCTCTCCCCCCGCGAGGGCCAGGTGCTGCGCCTGCTCGCCGACGGGATGAGCGTCGCCGGCATCGCCAAGCAGCTCTTCGTCAGCGAGTCCACCGCCAAGACCCACATCTCGAAGCTGTACGAGAAGCTGGGTGCGGCCAACCGGGCCCAGGCGCTGATGACCGCGCTGCGGCTCGGTCTGCTCGAGGCCCCGGACGCGCCGAAGTTCTGATCCATCCGTCGCGACTCCCGGCGTCGAGGCCCGTCCTCGCCGCCGGGGCGTCGGGGCGTCGGGTCGCCCCTCGGCAGGAAAACGCATCTCCGCACGTCAATGACCCTCTCCGTGATCGCGCTATGGCCTCCCGCGCCCAGGCGGGGCAGAATACCGGCCGGGGCGGTGTCGCCCCGGCTGGCGCGAAGGGGTGTGGCATGCAGCGGCCGGACTGGTCACCCGAGACGATCGACGTCGAACGACCCAGCGTCGCCCGCATGTACGACTACTATCTCGGTGGCTCGCACAACTTCGCCGCCGACCGGGCAGCGGCCCGGGCGATGATGGCGCTGGTGCCGGAGGCTCCGCTGATGGCCCAGGCCAACCGCGCCTTCCTGCGCCGGGCCGTGCAGTACCTCACCGCCGCCGGAGTCCGGCAGTTCCTCGACGTCGGATCGGGCATCCCGACCGTCGGCAACGTGCACGAGATCGCCCAGCGGCACGCCCCCGACTCCCGGGTGGTCTACGTCGACGTCGACCCGGTGGCGGTGGCGCACAGCCGGGAGATCCTGGCCGACACCGAGCGGGCCACGGTCGTCCAGGAGGACTTCCGTCATCCCGAGCGGATCCTCGCGCATCCCGACGTCAACGCCCTGATCGACTTCTCCGAGCCGGTCGCCGTGCTGGTGGTCGCGGTGCTGCACTTCGTACCGGACGACGACCGCCCGGCCGACCTGCTGCGTACGCTGCGGAAGGCGCTGGCCCCCGGCAGCCACCTGGTGCTCTCGCAGGCCAGCGACGACGGCCGCGACGAGGCCGAGCGGGCCGAGGCCGAGGAGGTCTACCAGCGCACCGACAGCCCGCTGTGGGTGCGCAGCCGGGCCGAGCTGACCGCGTTCTTCGACGGCTTCGAGCTGGTCGAGCCCGGGGTGGTGTGGGTGCCGCAGTGGCGTCCGGAGACCCCGGAGAGCGCCGAGAACGCCGAGCAGGCGGTCTTCCTGGGCGGGGTCGGGCGGCTCGGTGGTTGAGCCTCCGGACGGCCGTTCCTGCGCCGGCACGTTCGCCCGCGCCTGGGCCAAGGCGGTCTCCGGGACCAGCTACCTGCCGATGCCACACGCCCAGTTGGAGCTGCTGTTGCAGCAGCTCACCGACCAGCTCGCCGAGGCGCTGCGGGCGGAGCCGCTCGACCTGCGGGTGGGCCACCGGGTCGCCAACGAGTTGGTCGCCGCGCACATCGCCTCCGCCGAGGCGCTCGGCCGCACCGTCGAGGTGATCCAGCTCCGGCTGGTCCGCGACCTCGACCTGGTCGCCGACGACATCGAGGACCGGATGGCCCGGCTGCTGGCCGCGATCGCCACCGCCTACGCGCGGGCCCTGCACGACCGGACGCTGGACGAGCAGGAGTCGATCCGCCGGGCCGCGCTGACCGCCCGGGTGGACGCGGAGCGGGCGTTGCGGGCCAGCGAGGCCCGGTTCCGCCACCAGGCCACCCACGACCCGCTGACCGGCCTGCCCAACCGCACGCTGTTCGCCGAACGGCTGGTCGCCGCGCTCGGCGGCACGGTCGGCGCCGGGCGGCGGGTCGGATTGTGCTTCCTCGACCTGGACCGCTTCAAGCGGGTCAACGACTCGTACGGTCACTCGGTCGGCGACCGGGCCCTCGTGGCGGCGGCCCGGCGGCTGTCGCGGTCGGTGGAGCCGCACCTGGTGGCCCGGCTCGGCGGGGACGCGTTCGTGGTGCTGGTGGAGCGCTCCACCGGCACCGGTGACGTGGTCGCGGTCGCCGAGGCGGCCCTCGCCGCGCTCTCCGAGCCGGTGGTGGTCGGCGGGCACGACGTGACGGTCACCGCCAGCGTCGGGGTGGTGGAACGGCGGGCCGCCGACACCTCCCCCGACGACCTGCTGCGGGCCGCCGGCAGCACGCTGCACTGGGCCAAGTCGGCCGGTGGCGGCGGCTGGGCGCTCTACGACGCCGAACGCGACGGCCGCGAGCAGGCCCGTCAGGCGTTGAGCGCGGCGATCCCCGCCGGTCTGGAGCGCGGCGAGTTCTACCTCGACTACCAGCCGCTGACGTCGCTGCACGACGGTTCGGTGCTCGGTGTGGAGGCGCTGGTGCGCTGGCGTCACCCGGACCTGGGGGTGCTGCGACCGAACAGCTTCATCGGGCTGGCCGAGGAGACCGGGCTGATCGTGCCGCTGGGGGCCTGGGTCCTCGCCGAGGCGTGCCGGGAGGCGGTCGGCTGGACGGCCGCCGCCGGCGCACCGCCGTACGTCAGCGTCAACCTCGCGGTCCGCCAGGTTCGCCGTCCCGGGCTGGTGGAGGAGGTGAGCGCTCTGCTGCGGCGTACCGGTCTGCCACCGCACCGGCTGCAACTGGAGATCACCGAGAGCACCATGATGAGCAGCGCCGAGGAGCCGGTACGCGCCCTGCGCACCCTGGCCGACCTGGGCGTCCGCATCGCCATCGACGACTTCGGCACCGGCTACAGCAACCTGGCGTACCTGCGTGACCTGCCGGTGACGGAGCTGAAGGTGGCCGGCGAGTTCGTCCGGGGGTTGCGCTCACCGGGCGACCGGGCCAATGAGCGCATCCTCGCCTCGCTGGTCTCGCTGGCGCACGCCCTGGACCTGACGGTGACCGCCGAGGGGGTAGAGACCGTCGGGCAGGCCGAGCGGCTGCGCGCGATCGGCTGCGACGCCGGCCAGGGCTGGCACTTCGGCCGTCCCGCCCCCGCCGAGAACATCCTCGCCCGCATCCGCTGAGGCACCGCGCCCGGTCCGCCGAGGCACCGCGCCGCGTGCACTCGGTGTCGCGCCGCACGCGCTCGGTGCCGCGCGCTCGTGTGTTAGGAGGGGTCCCCTGCTATACACCAGGCGTTAGCCGGGGGCCCTTCCTTACCTCGGGTCGGTGAGCAGGTCGGACAGGCGGCGGGCCTGGGTCTCCCAGCGCCACTCCCGCTCCACCCAGGCGCGGCCGGCCGCCCCGAACTGGCGGGCCAGGTCCCGGTCGGTGAGCAGGGTGACCACCCGGTCGGTCAGCTCGGCGAGGTCCCGGCCGTCGACCACGTACCCGGTCTCGCCCTCGCGGACCGCGTCGGGCGCGCCGCCGGAGTTGCCGGCCACCACCGGCAGACCGGCCGCCGACGCCTCCAGGTAGACGATGCCGAGTCCCTCCACGTCCAGCCCCCGGTTGCGGGTGCGGCAGGGCATCGCGTAGACGTCACCGGCCGCGTAGTGCGCCGGCAGCTCGGCCTCGGGGATCGAACCGGTGAAGACCACGTCCCGCTCCACCCCGGCCTGGCGGGCCAGCCGGGCCAGCGTCGCCCGGTACGGGCCGCCACCGACCACCAGCAGCGCGGCGTCGGGCACCCGGCGGCGGATCAGCGGCAGTGCCCGGATCAGCATGTCCTGGCCCTTGCGCGGCACCAGCCGGGACACGCAGACCACCACCGGCCGGTCGGAGAGCCCCAGCCGGTGGCGTACCCCGCTGCCGTCGACCGCCGGGTGATAGAAGTCCACGTCCACTCCGGGTGCGAGCCGGCGCAGGTCGGTCAGGCCGTCCAGCGCCCGCGCCAACCGGGTGCGGGTGTACTCGCCGAGGTAGGTCACCACGTCGGCGCCCCGGCCGATGCGCCGCAGCGCGGTCCGGGCCACCGGGAGCGCCGCCCAGCCCACCTCGTGCCCGTGGGTGAGGGCGACCACCCGCCGTACGCCGGCCCGTCGCCGCAGCCCGTTGGCGAGCAGCCCGAGCGGGGCGGCCGCGCCGAACCAGATCGTGTCGCAGTCGTAGGCGCGGGCCAGCCGGGCCGCCCGTCGGGCGACCAGCGGGGTGGGCAGCAGCACCTTGGTGCGTTCGCGCACCACCTCGTACGGCTGGTCGGCGTCGAACTTGTCGGCGTCGGGCCAGCTCGACGCGTAGACCACCACCGAGCCGGCGGGCTGGTGCACCGCGAGGTTGTGCACGAAGGACTGGATCCCACCCGGCCGGGGCGGGAAGTCGTTCGTGATCAACAGCGTGCGGCTCATCGGCCGGCCTCTCGGGCGTAGGCGCGGGCGGCGGCGATCCGCTCCACGGTGGACGGGTGCGTGGCGGAGTAGAGGTACTCCCAGCGGGGCGGGTCCGGGTCGCCGAGGTTGACCGAGGAGATCCGGCGCTGCATCGCCTCGAACGCGGCCGGGTCTCCGGTCAACGCCAGCGCGTGCGCGTCGGCGCGTGCCTCCAGCCGCCGCGACATCAGCGCCTGCATCGGCGTGAACACCAGTCCGGCCACCGTGACCAGGGCGAGCAACAGCGGGAACGCGCGGGGCTGGGCGACCGAGTCCACCCCGGCCATGCGCAGCAGCGGCGGCCAGGAGCCGATCAGGTAGAGCGCCACCACGGCCGCCGCCGCGCCCAGCGCGCCGGTGAGCGTGAAGATGGGCACGTCCCGGTCGCGGGCGTGGCCCAGTTCGTGGGCCACCACGGCCTTCACCTCGGCCGGGGTCGCCTCGCGCAGCAGGGTGTCGTAGACCACCACCCGCCGGGTCGGTCCGATCCCGGAGACGTACGCGTTGACCGCGTTGGTGCGCCGGGACGCGTCGGCCACCAGCACGTCGCGCACGGGTACGCCGTCGCGGTCGGCCAGCTCCATCAGCTCGGTGCGCAACGGGCCCGGTTCCATCGGACTGATCCGGTTGAACACCGGCTCGACGAGCACCGGCAGCACGAAGGAGAGCAGCACCACCAGGGTGGCCGCACCGGCCGCGCCGAACGCCCACCACCAGCGGGGCGCCAGCCGGATCACGGTGTAGAAGCCGAGCAGGGCCACCGCGCCGATCACCGCGCTGACCGCGTACGACTTGAGCAGGTCCACCGCCCAGCCGCCCCACCCGTTGGTGGCCAGCCCGTACCGGGTGAGCACGCTGTGCCGCCAGGCGGCGAACGGCAGCGTCAGCAGGTCGGCGACGAGCACCACGGCCAGCCCGCCGAGGATCGCCTGGGCGGTCCAGTGCCCACCGAACGGGCGCCCGGCCAGCTCGACCAGGCGGCTGCCCAGCGGCGTCAACCCGAGCGCCAGCGCCACCAGCAGGCCGATGCCCAGCGCGGCCCAGCCGCCGGGGCGCAGCGCCGCCCGGAACTCCCGGGCCCGCTCGACCTGTTCGGTGGGCAGGTCACGCAGCGCCGCGAGCTGGTCGGCGCGGGGGGCCGGCGGACGATGCCACGGGATCAGCACCAGCGCGGCCAGCACCACGGTGAGGCCGAGGACGACCAGGGTGAGCACCGCCCAGCCGCGCGGACTCACCGGGCCGTCCCGCCGTCACCACGGCCGGCACCGGGCCCGACGCCCACCGTGCGCCTCATCTCGCCGCTCCTGTCGCCATGGGCGCTCATCCTATTGCCCGCCACGACCGGGGCCGCGCCCGCGCCGAGGACCGGGGCCGTGCCCGCGCCCGCGCCCCCCGGGCATCGCCGCGGAGACCGAGCCGGCCCACCGTCGCGCGCGGTCGCTCGGACCGGCCGGGTCAGGAGCGGGCCAGCCGCCGCAGCAGCGAGTCGGCCCCCAGCGGGTACGCGCCGTGACGGCGTACGCCGTCGGCGACCTCCCGGTCGGAGGAGACCACCACCACCGCGCGACCGGGCGGCTCGGCGCGGACCAGTCGGCGGATCAGTTCGTCGGCGGTCTCCCCCTTGCGGGAGAAGAGCACCCGCACCCCGCGCGGGGTGGGTGGCAGTCCGTGCATGCGTTCGGCGCCGTCGAAGACGACGGTGACCTCGTCACCGGTCTGCGCGGCGATGCCGCCGAGGCCGCTGATCAGGCGCTTGCGTTGTTGCTCCAGGGACATCTCGCCGAAGCCGCGCTTGGTCACGTTGTAGCCGTCGACGACCAGGTGGGCCCGGGGCAGCGCGAGCAGTTGATCCAACCGGCCCGGGTCGTCGGTGTCCTGGGCGCGGGCGGCGGCACCGGCCGGGGTGGCCGCCGACGAGTCGGCGTAGGTGTCCGCGACGAAGTCGGCCGGCAGTTTGTCGACCGGGTCCAGGGCCAGCTCGCGGCGCAGCCCGACGGCGGCCTGACCGATGGTCTCCAGCAGCAGCCACAGCCGCGCGTCGTCGACCGAACGGGCCTCCTTGGCGCTGGACCGGGCCACCCCGGCCGCCGCCTCGGCCTCGGCCAGTCGCGCCCGGGCCCGGCGCAGCTCGGCGTCGGCGTCGGCCGCCGCGCGGGCAGCGCGGCCCCGCTCGGTGGCGAGCAGTTCGGCCGCCCGGCGCTCGCGGGCCTGGGTCTCCCGGAGCGTACGGGCCAGTTGGCGGGCCTCCTCGCGGAGCTGGCCCATCTCCTCACGGACCCGGGCCACCTCGTCGCGCAGCTTGTCGGCCTCGACCCGGGCCACCGCCCGGTCGTGCTCGGCGCGGGTGGCCCGTTGCTCGGCCAGGCGGACCAGCTCGGCGACGACCGCGCTGTCCGCCTCGGCCCGGACCGCCGCGCCGCTGGCGTCGATCAGCTCGCGCCAGCCGCGAGGTCGGGCCAGATAGGCCAGGGCCGCCACCTCGACCGGGTCGGCGGCGGCGGGTGCGGTCCCCTCCACCACGGCGGTGCCGAGGTCACCGGCGTCGGCCAGGACCCGGGCGGTGACCCGCTGCCGGAACAGCGGGTCGGCGGCGAGCTGGGCGGCGATAACGGGCGCGCCGAGTCGGGCCCGGCGGTTGGGGGCGAACTTGGCGACCCGGCGCAACGGCACGGGCACCTCGTCGGAGGGCAGGCTGGGGAGCACGGCGGCGGTGAGCGAGACGATCCGTTGGCGGACCGGCTCGGGCAGGCTCGGCTCCGGCTCCGCCGGCTCTCCAGCGGTCGCCGCCCCGTCGGCAGAACCCACCTCACCAGCGGCCGGCACCGTGACGACCTGCTCCTCCTGCGGGAGGTTGTCGTCGGACGGC
Above is a window of Verrucosispora sp. NA02020 DNA encoding:
- a CDS encoding GAF domain-containing sensor histidine kinase, with the protein product MPASTSALARSHPLAAAARVVVLALVAVLTLLATRDVAQLWWIALLAIAGLPALLAPQHRLVGPLSRVAEVMVLGLAASQVAAVATVGGHIGGLGASAVLPYLAVPVTVTALRRRFREGATLIAVVAGTLLVAGALTEVGGVRQLSQPGYLAVCAQWLILAALGLYAASTLHRVMQVRQEGKPQPYAEATRLLTQLRTVARQLPGATLDPGGISEHLLEELRTVARTDRGAVLSASGGGRLVVLAQIGADRVDWETTLDADSAIADAWASQQPQTAARSQSRTHRGNDVSALIVPLVAGLRTVGLVVLEADAGQAYPPSVVSQVTALTGPAALRLEAALLFDEVRSLATNEERQRLAREIHDGVAQELVMVGYGIDNALATVHDDAEETADSLRTLRHEVTRVITELRLSLFELRSEVDRHGGLAAAIAEYARTVGASGGLRVHLSLDESTARLPAATEAELLRIAQEAVTNARKHAGASNLWVTCEVDPPYAQIEVSDDGHGIGDQRSDGHYGLAIMAERAERIRGRLEIRPRQPSGTTVAVVVGSSPRRDNVRGSGAAAEGE
- a CDS encoding response regulator transcription factor — encoded protein: MTTSPTPATRTKVLLVDDHDLIRKGLRHAFERDRQFEVVGEAATAAEGVRQAGALQPDVVIMDLRLPDGSGLEATRALRKSSATMGIVVLTMYAGDDQLFGALEAGASAFVPKTAPADEVVAAARHAASSPSAFTAADLAEAMKRRLAPSGPQLSPREGQVLRLLADGMSVAGIAKQLFVSESTAKTHISKLYEKLGAANRAQALMTALRLGLLEAPDAPKF
- a CDS encoding SAM-dependent methyltransferase, encoding MQRPDWSPETIDVERPSVARMYDYYLGGSHNFAADRAAARAMMALVPEAPLMAQANRAFLRRAVQYLTAAGVRQFLDVGSGIPTVGNVHEIAQRHAPDSRVVYVDVDPVAVAHSREILADTERATVVQEDFRHPERILAHPDVNALIDFSEPVAVLVVAVLHFVPDDDRPADLLRTLRKALAPGSHLVLSQASDDGRDEAERAEAEEVYQRTDSPLWVRSRAELTAFFDGFELVEPGVVWVPQWRPETPESAENAEQAVFLGGVGRLGG
- a CDS encoding bifunctional diguanylate cyclase/phosphodiesterase: MPHAQLELLLQQLTDQLAEALRAEPLDLRVGHRVANELVAAHIASAEALGRTVEVIQLRLVRDLDLVADDIEDRMARLLAAIATAYARALHDRTLDEQESIRRAALTARVDAERALRASEARFRHQATHDPLTGLPNRTLFAERLVAALGGTVGAGRRVGLCFLDLDRFKRVNDSYGHSVGDRALVAAARRLSRSVEPHLVARLGGDAFVVLVERSTGTGDVVAVAEAALAALSEPVVVGGHDVTVTASVGVVERRAADTSPDDLLRAAGSTLHWAKSAGGGGWALYDAERDGREQARQALSAAIPAGLERGEFYLDYQPLTSLHDGSVLGVEALVRWRHPDLGVLRPNSFIGLAEETGLIVPLGAWVLAEACREAVGWTAAAGAPPYVSVNLAVRQVRRPGLVEEVSALLRRTGLPPHRLQLEITESTMMSSAEEPVRALRTLADLGVRIAIDDFGTGYSNLAYLRDLPVTELKVAGEFVRGLRSPGDRANERILASLVSLAHALDLTVTAEGVETVGQAERLRAIGCDAGQGWHFGRPAPAENILARIR
- a CDS encoding glycosyltransferase family 4 protein; the encoded protein is MSRTLLITNDFPPRPGGIQSFVHNLAVHQPAGSVVVYASSWPDADKFDADQPYEVVRERTKVLLPTPLVARRAARLARAYDCDTIWFGAAAPLGLLANGLRRRAGVRRVVALTHGHEVGWAALPVARTALRRIGRGADVVTYLGEYTRTRLARALDGLTDLRRLAPGVDVDFYHPAVDGSGVRHRLGLSDRPVVVCVSRLVPRKGQDMLIRALPLIRRRVPDAALLVVGGGPYRATLARLARQAGVERDVVFTGSIPEAELPAHYAAGDVYAMPCRTRNRGLDVEGLGIVYLEASAAGLPVVAGNSGGAPDAVREGETGYVVDGRDLAELTDRVVTLLTDRDLARQFGAAGRAWVEREWRWETQARRLSDLLTDPR
- a CDS encoding M48 family metallopeptidase, giving the protein MSPRGWAVLTLVVLGLTVVLAALVLIPWHRPPAPRADQLAALRDLPTEQVERAREFRAALRPGGWAALGIGLLVALALGLTPLGSRLVELAGRPFGGHWTAQAILGGLAVVLVADLLTLPFAAWRHSVLTRYGLATNGWGGWAVDLLKSYAVSAVIGAVALLGFYTVIRLAPRWWWAFGAAGAATLVVLLSFVLPVLVEPVFNRISPMEPGPLRTELMELADRDGVPVRDVLVADASRRTNAVNAYVSGIGPTRRVVVYDTLLREATPAEVKAVVAHELGHARDRDVPIFTLTGALGAAAAVVALYLIGSWPPLLRMAGVDSVAQPRAFPLLLALVTVAGLVFTPMQALMSRRLEARADAHALALTGDPAAFEAMQRRISSVNLGDPDPPRWEYLYSATHPSTVERIAAARAYAREAGR
- a CDS encoding NYN domain-containing protein, which gives rise to MPLTEPSDDNLPQEEQVVTVPAAGEVGSADGAATAGEPAEPEPSLPEPVRQRIVSLTAAVLPSLPSDEVPVPLRRVAKFAPNRRARLGAPVIAAQLAADPLFRQRVTARVLADAGDLGTAVVEGTAPAAADPVEVAALAYLARPRGWRELIDASGAAVRAEADSAVVAELVRLAEQRATRAEHDRAVARVEADKLRDEVARVREEMGQLREEARQLARTLRETQARERRAAELLATERGRAARAAADADAELRRARARLAEAEAAAGVARSSAKEARSVDDARLWLLLETIGQAAVGLRRELALDPVDKLPADFVADTYADSSAATPAGAAARAQDTDDPGRLDQLLALPRAHLVVDGYNVTKRGFGEMSLEQQRKRLISGLGGIAAQTGDEVTVVFDGAERMHGLPPTPRGVRVLFSRKGETADELIRRLVRAEPPGRAVVVVSSDREVADGVRRHGAYPLGADSLLRRLARS